The following are encoded in a window of Pseudomonas sp. St316 genomic DNA:
- a CDS encoding ShlB/FhaC/HecB family hemolysin secretion/activation protein produces the protein MSRFGITHVLAFCAVFTSLVHAAPIQTPGDRDLIRDRQQQLLQEQQKRLDELQQLPGNTLPAPAPATPDDKRCFDIKTIELEGAAHLDAGMREQLIKPYQNQCLSVGQINTLLKALTHHYLERGFVTTRAYLPQQDLSGGVLKIVVVEGRLEGFDSSALATPRELAMTFPGQTGEPLNLRELEQLVDQLSRLPSRQAQLELAPGEQVGGSRIGLKGEREKPWRVSATRNNDGDRSTGQQQMGLGLDWDSPLGLADQLSLRANQDAVSDHWRHSDNQSLYYSVPYGWWTFNYAYSQSFYRASGNAQGYKFGYDGTSKNHALRAERVLHRDNVSKTGISFGLSQLRTRNFVDDNFIDTSSVTITETQLNLNHGRRIGSAFINLDAGWQQGIGMLDAQRDSSHHGPQSRYNKYSLTMSYLQPFRLWGESFSFDSLATGQRSEDELYSPQRISLGGSSSVRGLQDQTLTGDSGGYWRNQLRWRRAVTWQPLQPLLQEYGVAFAYDVGVIEGRSSNPDERGRVTGNALEFNARGKNLATSVSFARSLERPGIIEKRERPVYFRVDLFF, from the coding sequence ATGTCACGTTTTGGCATTACGCACGTTTTGGCTTTTTGTGCGGTGTTTACATCCCTGGTCCATGCCGCTCCCATCCAAACACCCGGTGACCGCGATCTGATTCGTGATCGTCAGCAGCAACTGCTGCAGGAACAACAAAAACGCCTCGACGAACTCCAACAACTGCCCGGCAATACCTTGCCCGCGCCTGCCCCTGCCACCCCCGACGACAAACGTTGCTTCGACATAAAGACCATTGAGCTTGAGGGCGCGGCCCACCTTGACGCAGGCATGCGCGAGCAGTTGATCAAGCCCTATCAGAACCAATGCCTGTCGGTCGGACAGATCAATACTTTGCTCAAGGCCTTGACCCATCACTATCTCGAGCGCGGCTTCGTCACAACGCGAGCCTATCTGCCGCAACAGGATCTGTCGGGCGGCGTGTTGAAAATAGTGGTAGTCGAAGGGCGACTTGAAGGTTTCGACAGCTCCGCCCTGGCCACCCCTCGCGAATTGGCAATGACTTTCCCCGGTCAGACCGGCGAGCCGCTGAACCTGCGGGAACTGGAGCAATTGGTGGATCAGCTCAGCCGCTTGCCGTCCCGTCAGGCCCAGCTCGAACTGGCACCGGGCGAGCAGGTCGGTGGCAGCCGTATCGGCCTCAAGGGCGAGCGTGAAAAACCCTGGCGCGTATCGGCCACGCGTAACAACGACGGCGACCGCAGCACTGGCCAACAGCAAATGGGTCTGGGCCTGGACTGGGACAGCCCATTGGGCCTGGCCGACCAATTGAGCCTGCGCGCCAATCAGGACGCTGTCAGCGATCACTGGCGTCACTCCGACAATCAGAGCCTGTATTACAGCGTGCCCTACGGCTGGTGGACCTTCAATTACGCCTACAGCCAGAGTTTCTACCGCGCCAGCGGCAACGCCCAAGGCTACAAATTCGGTTATGACGGTACCAGCAAGAACCATGCATTGCGCGCCGAGCGCGTGCTGCATCGCGACAACGTGAGCAAGACCGGCATCAGTTTCGGCCTCAGCCAACTGCGCACACGCAACTTCGTGGACGATAACTTCATCGACACCTCGAGCGTGACCATCACCGAGACCCAATTGAACCTCAACCATGGTCGGCGCATCGGCTCGGCGTTCATTAACCTGGATGCCGGCTGGCAACAGGGGATTGGCATGCTGGATGCCCAGCGGGACAGCTCCCACCACGGGCCGCAATCGCGCTACAACAAATACAGCCTCACAATGAGCTACTTGCAGCCGTTTCGATTGTGGGGCGAAAGCTTCAGCTTCGACAGCCTTGCAACGGGTCAGCGCAGTGAAGATGAACTTTACAGCCCGCAACGAATCAGTCTGGGTGGGAGCAGTTCAGTACGAGGTCTGCAAGACCAGACCTTGACCGGCGATAGCGGTGGCTACTGGCGAAACCAGTTGCGCTGGCGCCGAGCTGTCACCTGGCAGCCTCTGCAACCGCTATTGCAGGAGTACGGAGTGGCGTTTGCCTACGACGTCGGGGTGATCGAGGGTAGATCCTCGAATCCTGACGAGCGCGGCCGCGTCACCGGTAACGCCCTGGAGTTCAACGCCAGGGGCAAGAACCTCGCAACTTCCGTGAGTTTTGCCCGCTCACTGGAACGCCCGGGGATTATCGAAAAACGTGAACGCCCGGTGTATTTCCGCGTCGATCTGTTTTTCTGA